In Phaseolus vulgaris cultivar G19833 chromosome 7, P. vulgaris v2.0, whole genome shotgun sequence, the genomic stretch TTAAAACAACTGATCATGTTAATGTGGTGCTTCCTAAGACTCCATACAACTTGGAAAGTATTCTTCATTTTAACCCCAATGCCTTAAAGTCTGATTGGAATAGAAGATTTCTTATGTATCAACTACTCTCAGCCTTATCGTATGTACATGGTTTAGGGGTTTCTCATGGTAACATACGCCCATCCAATATCATGTTGACTGATTCGTTATGGTGTTGGCTGAGATTATGGAGTGAGCCTGTATTGGAATCTAATTTAACTTTGCAGGAGAATGAAAGCGCTAATTCTGAACCTGCAAGAATTGGTTGTTGTAATGTTGGTTGTCATTCTTATGGCCTTTATGCTGATCTAAAGCTTTCTCCAACAATAGATTGGCATGCTTGCTTTCAGCAGTGGTGGAGAGGAGAAATAagtaattttgaatatttactCATCTTAAACAGATTATCAGGAAGAAGATGGGGGGACCATACATTTCATCCAGTAATGCCTTGGGTAATTGATTTTAGCTCAAAACCTGATGATAATTGTGATGTTGGGTGGCGAGACTTGAACAAGAGTAAATGGCGCTTGGCAAAAGGCGATGAACAATTGGATTTCACATATTCAACGTCTGAAATCCCTCATCATGTTTCAGATGAATGTCTGTCTGAATTGGCTGTCTGCAGTTATAAAGCAAGAAGACTGCCTTTGAGTGTTCTCAGAATGGCTGTTCGTTCCGTGTATGAACCTAATGAGTATCCTTCCACAATGCAGAGGCTCTATCAATGGACTCCCGATGAATGCATTCCAGAGTTTTACTGTGATGCTCAAATTTTTAAGTCAATACATCATGGTATGGCTGATTTGGCTGTACCCTCTTGGGCAGAGAGTCCTGAGGATTTTATTAAATTGCATTTTGAGGCATTAGAAAGTGATAGGGTGTCATTTCAACTCCATCATTGGATAGATATAACCTTTGGTTATAAGATGTCTGGCCAGGAAGCTATCGCTGCTAAGAATGTTATGCTTCCTCTATCAGAACCCTCGATGCCAAGATCAACAGGACGTCGTCAGCTTTTTACTCAACGACACCCCATGCGTCATGCCACTACCAAAACAAAGCGTCATGGTTCCAATAAATATGCCAAAGTTTCGAGTCAGGCATATGAAATGCAGCGAGAGACATCTCTTCTATCTGGAACTGCTTATCTACAAGAACTAGAGCAAGCATCTAAATTTTCTGAACATGCTAGGCATTTGAATGCCTGTTACCATTATCCCTCAAATCAAATGACGGGGAAGAACATCTCGTCTTTGGGAGATTCATCATCCGAGACATTTAGTGAAAATATAAGCAAACTATCTTTGATTGACAGAAATTACGGGGTGCCGTGTAAAATGAATCTAATTTCTTTTCTTCAACATATCAAAGAGGAAGATGAAGGCTCCTCAGGATATCCAGACTTGCTACTCTGGAAGCAGAAATTATCTTCTTCAAGACTTTGCTCTGAAGATGTTGCTAGGGACATATTTTCTATTGGTTGTCTCTTGGCTGAACTTCATCTTTCCAGGCCACTCTTTGATCCAATCTCATTGTCAATATACTTGGAAGATGGAACCTTTCCAGGATTTCTGCAGGATCTACCTCCTAATATTAGATTACTTGTTGAAGCATGCATCCAAAAGGATTGGACGAGGTATCAGTGTGTTTGCACACATACAACTGAACTTTTGTGGTTTTTTTTTGTCatgttatttaatttaagtATTGATTTTTTCTATATAGGAGGCCATCTACCAAAATTCTTCTGGAATCTCCTTATTTTCCAAAGACTGTCAAGTCCTCGTACTTGTTTCTTGCTCCACTTCAGCTTGTAGCTAAACAGGAAACTCGTCTTCGTTATGCTGCAAATTTTGCAAAGCACGGAGCTCTCAGGGAAATGGGTGCATTTGCAACTGAAATGTGCGCTACTTATTGCTTATCACTTATAGTGAATGCTGTGACTGATATCGAAGCTGAATGGGCATATATGCTTCTGAAGGAATTCATGAAATGCTTAAGAGTGCAAGCAGTGAAAACATTAATCCTGCCAACAATACAGAAAATTTTACAGGCAAGTTGCACACTTGATTTTGTGAATTTGTTTAGTCTGTAGaatttacaaatattttgttttctttcccttttttcttctaaaaaaacaaattgaCATCTTAGTAGACATCTTTTTACAGACCACAGGTTATTTACGTTTAAAGGTTGCACTTCTACAAGATTCATTTGTAAGGGAAATATGGAATAAAGTTGGTAAACAAGCATACCTCGAAACTATTCATCCATTGGTCTTGTCAAACTTGTACATTTCTCCAGATAAAAGTTCAGGTGCCTCTGCTTCAGTGCTTCTAATCAGTTCTAGCGAGGAGCTTGGAGTACCTATTACCATCCATCAGGTTTTTTGGTTTTGCAACAACCTTCCATACTATGTTTTCCTTTATCTACATGCTCCACTCCTACTTATGTGTTGGTTTACTCATTGCTCTTGAATCAGACTATCTTTCCTCTTGTTCACTGCTTCGGAAAAGGACTATGTGCGGATGGCATTGATGTGCTGGTCAGAATTGGTATTCTTAGTTTATTGACATTTGTATTTTTCCGTCCTTCCTTCACTTAGACCTTCAATTTATAATGCCCTTCCATTTTTTGACTTCTCAGGTGGCATTTTTGGGGAATTGTTTATTGTCAAACAGATGGTACCTTTACTCAAAAATGTTGTTCGTTCATTCATTGATGTGTCATGCATGAATAAGCCTGATCCTGTCCAGAGTTGGACTGCTTTGGCACTTATTGATTGCCTGATGACTTTAGATGGACTTATAGCTTTCTTGACAGAAGAGGTCATTGTAAAGGAGCTTCTTGAAGTATGGTTCTTATTATATTTTGGTTTCAAAATGCTTTAATTGCCAATAAATACTGTGTAACAGTTCATTGttgaatttatttgaaaaatacacAGGACCTAAGTTGCATACACATTGGGATTCTTATGCAGAAACATGTGGACATTGCAGTGCTTCAGGTTCTTCAAATTATCCATTGGTTTGTTTTGGATCCATCACTTATTCCTTGATTCTGTTGGCTCTAATTGGCATCTTAGCTTAACCCTTGCCAGGAGGGATTCTTAACTTTTTAGTCACTGGGTAATCAGACAGTTGTGTGTGAAAACATCAGGATTTTTTTATGACATGTTGGAATGACAAAAATAAAGTGTTACGATTGTCAATGATTTTGTGCCTTGGCTCATGGCCATTAAACCTAGCATTGTGCTTTAAACAAAATTTGACACCTGTTTTTGCACAATTCCCCAAAGTTATATTTCAAACTCTTTAGATTGATTGCTCCTGCCTTTTTTTTGGCCTGTACCCTGATAGTGTGGTGATGTCTGCTCCTTTTCATTATCATAATGCATCTCATTCTATCGCTGATCACTTAAATTGTTAAATGATCCTAGTTGCCTTCTCCTTTGTCAGATTGCTGCTTCTACTCTTTTTGGAATTTGTCAGCGGATTGGAGCAGATTTGACAGCATTGCATATTCTTCCAAAACTTAAAGAACTATTTGATGAGCTGGCTTTCTCCCAGGAACTTTCTAAAGGTTCAACTACTGTTGGCAAAAACTTGAAGGTTGGCAAAATAAAAATTGGAGGGGACTTGCATATTGAAAGTCGTATGGATCTAGTGTGAGTTTTCAGTTATGCTTTATAGACTAGGTGTTATACTGGGGTAAATTACTCGCCTAATTCAGTGCAAAATTAGAAGAACTCTAGGTAGGGAAGAGGAAATAGTAAATAAGAAAGAGTGACGAATAAGGAACCATGCATGAGTAAACTGAGTCATATAAGTGGTTTATGTTAAATCTAAAAATACTGTGCTAAACCTCTTTATAATGTAAGTGATATAATCCCATATATGATATGAAGATTTCCCCCACAAGAAATGCTGGATCACATTGATAGAACCAATGTCTTTGGTTAGGCAAGCTTAGACACACCTCTTCAATGGTGTGTCCCTATGTTCAACACGTATCGGACATTGACATGCGTATGACACTTGTATTACGCGTATCGGTGAGATGTccaatttaaaatatagttttgaCATGGTTCTAACACAACTTTAATAAGGGCAGACATGGtgagtttttaaaaactcaaattaattgtttaagtttctattataattacagaaataaagaaaaaatcctatataatcaagaatattttaaattatatatgtattattaggatgtttttatttattctccTTTCATATCTTCATATAATGTGAAactttttgaaattattaatttgtttttagaTGAATCTGGCTAAAGTGTCTTTTTCAATGATGATGATCGTTTAGATTGTTATATTTGACTAACCGTGTTTATAGAtgattttgaatatataaatcTTCATTGtcaatttaaataattcatcATGATATTCAATATATATGTGTGTTTGTGTGTGCGCCGTGTCCTATATTTTGGATATTATACATGGCGTCGTGTTCGTGTCTGTTTCGTATCCAATATTTGTGTTAGTATGCGTGCTACATATTCCTAATTGTTAACTATTTGGGGATGTTTTTTGTTTCTAATATTGTTTTAGTTCTGTATCTTCAACTTcatgttattaatttatattgtttTGTACAGCTGGAAAAGCTTGTAAAACAAGCTCTATTGCTTTGATAAGATTCAGAGCATAGTGTTTGAAGACAAGAACCCCATTTTCACCTTTGGCTTCATATCTTTTTTCCAAGTAATTTCTAACACAAAGTAATGCATCATGTAATATGCTTAGCTaaatcaaatataataataaattccaTGAGTGCGTTCCTAAAGATCCTTACTAATCTGGTTGTTCAACCCAGTTGCAGTGTCCTGATTTGCAAAAGTTATGCACATTTCTATCTGATTTAATATTACATCTTGTAGTGTCCCACCTATCATCAGCATACGGAGTTAATTATCATAATTTGAGACACATGAGCAAAGCACTTGACTGTTGATTTGAAAGATAAATTGTTTCTCTTAAATCATCATTTCTAGGAGACATAAGCTTATCTTCTTTCAATCCAAAAATGTCACATACTCATCACATTCTACTGAAACCATGGGAGTTAATTTGAACATGAAGTTGGGCATTGCAAATCTTCACTGAATCAGGTTTAAATGTGCTTTTGTAAGTTCATGGGAAAATGCAATTAGATCGATAAATCAAGTTTGTCATCAAATTACATTGATTCCCTACTGTAAATAGGTTGTGTCTTGTCCTCCTAGACTCACTttcaagtttattttattttacgaCATGCCACTTCCGTTGGTCTTATTTATTCTTTTAGCATGTATAAATTCTTCTTGGTCATATGTAGGTTGGTACTCTATCCTTCCTTTGCATCTCTTCTTGGGATAGAGAAACTTCGTCAATGTTGTGCTACATGGTTGATTCTTGAACAACATCTTCTACGTCATCATAATTGGAAGGTATGATGCTacatttttctattcttttcccCAATATGAATGGAAAAATTACATGATTTTATTGGTGTGATAATTTCTTGTTTGCTTATTTCTAAACCTGTTGTGATTCAGTGGGAATATGCAGGAGAATCATCAAAAAATGGTTCAGAAATTATTCTTGCTAGAAGACCTGTAATATCCCAAGGATTTACATCTGAATACAATCCTGCAAAGCTGTTGCTTAATGGAGTTGGATGGTCAATTCCACAATCCCAAGGAAGTAGAAGTGCCAAAAATTTGATTCCTCAAAGACGACCATTTAAAGTTCATCAAAGTCCAGTAGTAGTGCATGAAGGAATGTCATACCAAATGACCCATGAACCCTGGTTTTGGTTCCCCAGTCCAGCCACCATCTGGGATGGGCCTGAATTTCTTGGGAGGGTGGGGGTTCAGAAAGATGATCTTCCATGGAAGATCAGAGCATCTGTTATATACTCTATACGTGCACATCATGGAGCAGTGAGGTCTCTGGCTGTTAACCAAGATGAATGTACTGTTTTTACTGCAGGAATTGGCCAAGGATACAAGGGAACTGTTCAGAAATGGGAATTGAGCCGAACTAACTGTTTGTCCGGTTATCATGGCCATGAGGAGGTTTGTTTTGTCATTCTTTGCTGAAAATGACATTTTTCAACCATGCTTGCTATAGATCCTTGTAGTATTTAGATATATTTCTATTGCAGAGAACTAAACAGTACTGTCATGTATCAACTCCGGTTTCAAATTATCAATATGCAAATTGCAAAGTACAAAGTGGAGCACGATGGATGcctatttaaaacaaaaatagattACAATGTTGACTTCATATACGAGGAACTAGTTCAATAAAATACAGTTAATTAGTTTAGTTGATCTATGAACTACCCATGAGGTTGAGGTGtgcttataaatttttttagctTCAAATGGATTTAGATATATACATCTGCTTTGAATACTTCAGTCATTACTTCTCCAATTTCAGGTTGTGAATGATATTTGCATCTTATCATCAAGTGGAAGAGTGGCATCTTGTGATGGAACAATTCACATTTGGAATAGCCAAACAGGGAAGCAAATATTGGTATTTGCTGAGTCCCAAACAGAATCTAGCCATCCTACAAACCATCCATCCTCTGCATCAAAGATTAGCAGTGAGCAGGCTAACGTGCTAAATTTGAATACACTAGCAAATGGAATATTGTCTAGTGCTTTCGATTCAAGTCTTTATACTTGTATGCATCAATTATACTCCACTGACACTCTTGTAGTTGGCACTGGAAATGGTTCTCTGAGGTAAAGTTAACTCTTCGTAGTAAATGTCATTTCAATCAGATATTTAGAAAATGTGTTGATGCCTACCAACTTTTGAATCTTGTACAGGTTTATTGATGTTGCTAGAGGCCAAAAGCTTCATATCTGGAGAGGCGAATCTACTGAATCTAGTTTTCCTTCACTTATTTCTGCCATCTGCTCCTCCGGCTCTGACAAGATGCAAGCAGGTGGAATTTCCTCTTTGCCATCTTTTATTGCAGCTGGACTAAGCTCTGGTCACTGTAAATTATTTGATGCTAAGAGTGGAAATGTTATTACCACTTGGCGAGCTCACGATGGATATGTGACAAAGGTATTTTGTTGAAAATATTAGGGTTACGTAATTTGATTTTACACTCAGCTTCATCCACGTTTTGTCTACAGTTGGCAGCTCCTGAGGAACATCTGCTCGTTTCCAGCTCTCTGGACAGAACTTTACGAGTCTGGGACTTAAGAATGTAAGACCTATCACTCTACTGAACTTCAAATTCATTAGGAGTTTATGACCATTTAGAACTGTCTCTCTAAAATTGAGAGATCAAAATTTTGTGCATTGGGGCACATGAAAGTTGTTAGAAGGTAAACCAAGTGGTTGATTGAGGTTTGATGAATGATTACCCCTTATTGCATATACACCTGACTGTAGTTAACAAACTATGTggtaagaatattttttaaggTGCAGGTGACCTGGTGCATATAATTTCGCTCAGGAAATTAAAGAAATCATCAGCAATCAAGATtagcagaaaaaaaaactaactggACCTCTACTCTTCTGTGTTTCTTTCTTCGTTGTATGTCCGTATTGGAGTATTGGACTTTCCTCATGTGTCGGTCTTTTTTCGTTCATAATTTGAGTCTGTGCAGACTGTGCTTCATATATTGCATGTTTTTATTTGAAGATGTATTCCAACAAGAACCTAAATGGAAGTGGTAAACTTTCTTCCTCATTTCCAGAGGGATATATCTTGAAAAGCTCATTTCTACTATCCTTGCAGGAATTTTCCATTGCAGCCCGTTATTTTCAGAGGTCATTCAGATGGTATATCCAGTTTCTCCATTTGGGGCCATGATGTTATTTCAATTTCCCGGAGTAGGATTGGGCTTCTCTCCTTGTCTAAATCTGCCAATGAAACAGTAAGCTTCTCTTTTAAAGACCCACAACATGACAGACAGGGATAGGAATTAAGAAGGATCTTCTAATATTGTTTGTCTAGACTTTAATTTAGATGTTAAAATGATGGTTTATTATTGCTTTAGTTGTATCTTGTTGCTTGACGTAATCCCTCTTGCTTATTCATAGGTTTCAGCtccttaataaaatataaatatgctGAAAACATTTGCTTAAAATCCAATTTCCAGCCACTTATATCTTCTTCACAGATTTAAGAGAGTGCAATTCATATGCTTGATATGTTTGTGTCCTGCAGCCTTAGAGTGTCTATATTCTGCGGCTTGAGTTGTTCAGCCATATAGGCCTGAATTCTTTTATGCTTGCTATGCATCTATTTGATTCATCTGAGGTTTAGCTCCTAGCTTGATGTTAATTTCTTTTGGGTGCTCATCATGAAGGAAAGCTCGATAACAATACAGATCTAGTTTTGTGCTcagattttgaaatttaattccGGATTATATGATTCCATGACACAGGATGGGCAGCACCACATTATGCCCCAGAGACTCTACGTTTCTGATAATGGTCAGAGAAGCTTGTCAGCGTTATCAAGTATTAGTATACTTCCATTCTCTCGATTGTTTCTCATAGGAACCGAAGATGGTTATCTGAGAATCTGTTGTTAAATATACTTCATGGTTTTCCTTATCTTTCTTTGTACATATGAGTGATCATCCATATCAGAGGACCAACTGCATAGTACACAGTTTGATGCTACTCATCGTTTCATGCTTTCAACCAAAATGTCCCTGTGTAGTtgtgtttttattatttcatgAGGTCTAAACTTTGAGTAAAAAATTGGTTGTTGGTTTTTTACTCTTAATGGCCCTTGTATATTTTTGACACATTCATGTTCTGATAATTCAAACTTATATTTGGGATGTGGGAACCGTCACTTGCGAATATTTTAGCATGTCGGACAATAAAACGTAAACTTATGAAGTAGTGCGCAAATGTTAGTCGGTGCTATTTTAAGCGCATTAATTAAGAGTAATAtattaaagtttttatttaaatattactaatcAGCCTAGTCGTACTTTTTTTTACatgatttttaataaaagaaaaggtTTTATATTGGATTGTTAGTAAACGATAAATTTagtcaaagattaattgcatTTGGACAATGACTTCGATTTTGATGGATCTTTATTATAAAACCGAATTCTGTATTAGTATGCGCAAATGTCGGTTTATTTGTCTCTTATGGTAGTTTTTAAATAATACGAAAAGTTTCATTTTAATCTATATATGTTAATTAAACAATTTAAGAGTTTAGTTATCATCT encodes the following:
- the LOC137828505 gene encoding protein GFS12 — translated: MEEESECFECLQLRIKSDFSEQVFFNYAISNSAFPFGSSAIVNISGTTDGEASGGQFILQYMPSRDKNCFINYVNEYSLDCGEITTRSGDPDIGGSNDNNVIKGRITSSDDSDCGKDLSGNTNCGHSGRFSCSRAITSLLPVAHVGMSSYSAFQKVSSDFLSGLIEDHVLDSLDLFIEEKPSGRDSVNFLSLIGLPSFEEDAFPGSLRHPNIAPVLAIFKTTDHVNVVLPKTPYNLESILHFNPNALKSDWNRRFLMYQLLSALSYVHGLGVSHGNIRPSNIMLTDSLWCWLRLWSEPVLESNLTLQENESANSEPARIGCCNVGCHSYGLYADLKLSPTIDWHACFQQWWRGEISNFEYLLILNRLSGRRWGDHTFHPVMPWVIDFSSKPDDNCDVGWRDLNKSKWRLAKGDEQLDFTYSTSEIPHHVSDECLSELAVCSYKARRLPLSVLRMAVRSVYEPNEYPSTMQRLYQWTPDECIPEFYCDAQIFKSIHHGMADLAVPSWAESPEDFIKLHFEALESDRVSFQLHHWIDITFGYKMSGQEAIAAKNVMLPLSEPSMPRSTGRRQLFTQRHPMRHATTKTKRHGSNKYAKVSSQAYEMQRETSLLSGTAYLQELEQASKFSEHARHLNACYHYPSNQMTGKNISSLGDSSSETFSENISKLSLIDRNYGVPCKMNLISFLQHIKEEDEGSSGYPDLLLWKQKLSSSRLCSEDVARDIFSIGCLLAELHLSRPLFDPISLSIYLEDGTFPGFLQDLPPNIRLLVEACIQKDWTRRPSTKILLESPYFPKTVKSSYLFLAPLQLVAKQETRLRYAANFAKHGALREMGAFATEMCATYCLSLIVNAVTDIEAEWAYMLLKEFMKCLRVQAVKTLILPTIQKILQTTGYLRLKVALLQDSFVREIWNKVGKQAYLETIHPLVLSNLYISPDKSSGASASVLLISSSEELGVPITIHQTIFPLVHCFGKGLCADGIDVLVRIGGIFGELFIVKQMVPLLKNVVRSFIDVSCMNKPDPVQSWTALALIDCLMTLDGLIAFLTEEVIVKELLEDLSCIHIGILMQKHVDIAVLQIAASTLFGICQRIGADLTALHILPKLKELFDELAFSQELSKGSTTVGKNLKVGKIKIGGDLHIESRMDLVLVLYPSFASLLGIEKLRQCCATWLILEQHLLRHHNWKWEYAGESSKNGSEIILARRPVISQGFTSEYNPAKLLLNGVGWSIPQSQGSRSAKNLIPQRRPFKVHQSPVVVHEGMSYQMTHEPWFWFPSPATIWDGPEFLGRVGVQKDDLPWKIRASVIYSIRAHHGAVRSLAVNQDECTVFTAGIGQGYKGTVQKWELSRTNCLSGYHGHEEVVNDICILSSSGRVASCDGTIHIWNSQTGKQILVFAESQTESSHPTNHPSSASKISSEQANVLNLNTLANGILSSAFDSSLYTCMHQLYSTDTLVVGTGNGSLRFIDVARGQKLHIWRGESTESSFPSLISAICSSGSDKMQAGGISSLPSFIAAGLSSGHCKLFDAKSGNVITTWRAHDGYVTKLAAPEEHLLVSSSLDRTLRVWDLRMNFPLQPVIFRGHSDGISSFSIWGHDVISISRSRIGLLSLSKSANETDGQHHIMPQRLYVSDNGQRSLSALSSISILPFSRLFLIGTEDGYLRICC